AATTGGTTGTTTTTGTACACATGGATAATAGAGACTATGAGCAACTTGAGGTGAGGCCTTGTTAACCTCTTGTATTGTATTAACCACTTTATCTCCTGTGTCTAACACAGTGACTGGCACAAAGTAGGAGTTTAATAAACAGCTGTTGAATAAGCACATTTCTAAGCTAATACTTCCTTTTTAGGTTTAATTCAGTCACAGAAAGCTATTAtttgagcacctgctgtatacCAGATACTATACAAAGCTGTGAGGAGACACGCATGAGTCTAAGTTCCTCAGAACTTAGAGTCTAATTGAAATTGGTGAAGTAAATTCTACTGCTGACGATTGGCACTATTATGGTAATCTTGGGGATGGACAACACTACTGCTGAGCCTCAAGTCCCTCACATTCAATTTAATGTTGGAGAAAATGGGACCTACTCTATAAGCTTATTTAGTTCTAAAAGTATTGTAAAGGGTATGAAATATGTAAAGCATTATGTAAATTAATTTAAGTTTTAAgattataacattattttttaatttgaatatggCCCAAAATGGATGTTCTCCCCAGTTCAAAAGCAATTCATCTTCTCAAATGGATACAGGCATATCATTATGTAAACCACACAAAGAATCCAATGTCTCTGGCACTGTTACATTATTAAGCcagatcaaacaaacaaacaaacaaaaaaagccagatCTCTATTGTATAACGTAACTTCCTTGAGAGCACAATATTTTACATTTGGTACCCTCTATAGGATCTagtacttttccaaaaaaaatagcatttggaAGTGAATTAATGCAATGGAAACAATTTAAGAATCAGCAAGGATTCTATACTGAATGGTGAATGGCATTTAGAGATTCAAGAACCCTGTTAAATTATATGCAAAACTGTGCGTAGGCCATATATAGAGTTCTTTAGATTTACCagagtctcggggcgcctgggtggctcagtcagttgagcgtctgacttcggctcaggtcatgatctcgtggtctgtgagttcaagccccgcatcaggctctgtgctgacaactcagagcctggaacctgtttcggattctgtgtctccctctctctctctgcccctcccctgttcatgctctgtctctgtctcaaaaataaataaaacattaaaaaaaaaaagatttaccagAGTCTCAGAGAGATCTATTATCCAAAATGGTTCCTTCACTCAGTATATATTAATTGAATATCAACTACTTGCCAGGCACTGCATTTTGGCTTAGGCTTAGAATctgaaactttttaataaataatgaatactGATTACAACAAGTCTTTACAAGATCTGCTTTCTTATAGTCACACCACTAAAAATAATGCATACTCTATCAAATATATCTACATCCTATACCAAGATGAGATActacacatttaatatattttctgataaaatatatatgcatatatatacccATACACACTGATATAATCTAAGAAAGTTTTAGTGAATCGTGTTGCTCAAACTGTTTAACCTATTTCTCACTCATCAACTATCCTTTACCACAGCTGGGTTTTCATTTATTCCTAACAACAACAATGAAGCtactgtccttaaaaaaaaaaatgatgacatataaagaaaacttcataaaattgttttataagtAGTTTTCTCAGGGACATTCCACTTActaaaataaatagcttttgtATGCTCCAGATGGAGAacaaaaagtattattaaaatctcaaagaatcctcTAAAATTTAATGATAATATTTCCCCTTTGGAAATTTTATATCTCGCCTCAGTACATTAAGCATCATCTACCTACCATCAGTCAATATTTATCTGAGCAGCTATTTAAATTATCTGAATAAGACTATTTTTACCTTTGAGAATGGCTGCCATATTGTCACCAACATACGGAAAGGAGTATTtctccagatttaaaaaaaaaaaaaagattaaaatcctCACCCACAGCAGATGTTCACTTTATAACATGAAAGTTGTAGCATGATCCAAATTATCATTTCAAAACAAGGTTAGCTTATCTTCTCAGGAAACCATTTGTTTCTAACTTTTACACTTTACCAGAACTTAGATGCAATTAGTGATAGTGGCCAGGAGATGGTGCAGTCGCATTTCCTAAAATTTAGTTCACAGGCTTTGTGTGATTTACAAAGTTCGCTTtaaagagaaatgtttttattaatggcacttgttatcacaaatggcacaaatgaatgaaagtaaaacatacagaaaaaaaataaggaatttaaaTTTCTCAAAAGTTTTACTTATTACTAACCACTTAAATGtgaataaaattctttaaaatactttaaataagttttttctctcctgtgtacaaggaacagaagggaagaaaaagttcAAAGTAATAGTTATTTGGAATTACCTCAACTTTTCAATTCTTCCTGTTAGTTCATTTTATATACTGGGTTACTTTAACCCTTATAAACATTTTACAACTATAAACtccatttttcaataaaataaaaacaagtatagTTTTAAAACAGGAATTCTTACAACTGATATTTTAGGGAGAAAAttcattaaagtaaaaatagttCTTGAAATGGCTTTATTCAAGGCACGTATAATGTTTAaatgcttctttcacttaataaatgCTAAAGAAAAGTCTTTAGATCTCAAATCTATCATATTGgttgtaaaaagaaatataaggccTAGTCATCCACTCACATACATAATGTACACATTAATAGCTGTGGATGTGAGGGTTGTGTTGCATGCTTCTAGAAatgttccagaaagagagaataggCAGAAATATTACAGATTGTCCTGATTTGGCCTGGAATACAATCTGCCACCAGTTATGGAGTCTTTGCTAGGAAGGTAGGAAGAATCCCTAATCATTCCTGAAAATGCATAATCCAAAGCTGGCCGAAAAGGCAGTGCTGGTACCAACCCCGGAGTTAGGTAAGGAGACATAAAACCAGATAGCCCTCTTCCTGGAGGGGAATATGCCAGCCGTAACGGATTGATACCTAGTCTGGGGTTTAAGCTGTAGAGATGTGAATCACCTCCATAAGAGGCAGACGTAGtctgaagaggagagaaagctGATTTATTCCCTAGAGTTCCAAAACCAATTCCACCTAAACTAAAATTTGAAGCTCTCTGAAAAGCTGTATTTGCCAATTCTCCTGAGCTTGCTAGGTCCCTGGTGTCTGGTCTGTGCTCCTTCCCATTTAGGACCTGTTCAATGGCTTGGACCACATCCCCTTTGCAGAACCGCAGAATGCCTTCTAGTCGGCTACGCCTATAACTTGGGAAAATCCTGGTAAGGATATCAAGAGGGTCTCTTGGTCTTGAGGACAGTGTGGGAAGGCTGGCTCTGGTAGCAGTGAAGTCTTTGGCCCACTCACTTTCATTTCCTGATTCCAAATCAGATGATGACAGGGACCTGggactctcttcccctcctgatAACTCCCCAGGGTGAGGAGGCTGAATGCTATCATCCTTGATTGAGTTTTCTGAAATAGACGGCctgatgttttgttttccaatGACACCATTAGGCTTAGGAGAGGATCCCAGAGTACGTTGATGGGATTTGGAGACTGGCTCTTCTTGTCCACTCTGGCATGATTCATATTTACTCTCTTTTAgttctgggggagagaaaaaaaaaaaaaaaaggaatcaaataaaggaaaatttcccCAAAAATAGTACTACCTACTCAAAAATAATGCTGGATAAGATAATTCATTTACTCATAGCATATTAGTAATACTTATTtactgcaagaaattttaatgaacaagaagtttaaaaagtcattcagaaATGCAGGTATTGGAACAATGGGGAAATGCTATTTATGATGTCATTTCAGGGtcacaaaattatatattcaaatgcTGTAGTTAATTTAGGGATCAGAAGATAAAAGTCTATTATTACCCCAACTATTAGCATAAGATCAATATCTCACAGTATTTGCACTACTTGGTGATTGTCACCCAAATTTCATTGTTATCCCAGTGAGCTATTTTTTCAAAGTGACACTTttcaaaaaagaactaaataaaatgattgtttagataagaaaacaaaggaaagaacaatCTCACTATGACAATGAATATTTAATACCTAATACtaaatttcaacaatatttttttaatgctcacaTTTCAGGTTTCAATTAAGTTACCCGAATAatgtgaaaaacaacaaaattctgcATTTCACTTCAAATCTAAACCAATAATGAGCACTGCTGTACCAATCTGAAATCATACCAGAgtgcacatattttattttataggagAGATAATAGACACCTGGTATTTTTTAATGCTCTGGAATGTGGACTTTCTTTTTCAATCcctaggaaatatttttttaagtgtacagtcaaattgtttctaattttttttaagtttatttatttttgagagagatagagaccaagtgtgagcgagggaggggcagagagagagggagacacagaataggaagcaggctccaggctctgagccatcagcacagagcccgacacagggctcgaactcacgaaccgtgagatcatgacctgagccaaagtcggacactcaacccactgagccacccaggtgcccccaaattgtttctaaaagaaaattataaactgCACTACTGCACTATTGTAATCTGTACATATCTTCAAAGTGTCAATATATTAGTTATTTGCTTCAAATCACAACTCCCTTCCAACATTAAGgtaagttttctaaaaatatttttatacaaaaatcTGATTTTATGCCTCAACATGTTGaacatattaatattaataacagtAATATTTTAATGCCCTTTTATATAGCTTATgccaggaaaataataataatgtatacaTTCACTAAACAACTTTTAATTTGGTTTACATTTCCTCTTATCTTATCTTGATCTCTATTTCCATTAGAAAGAGTAAACTGTCAAGTGGGGTACTCAGAGTCTATGACTCACTAAATATG
The Prionailurus viverrinus isolate Anna chromosome D4, UM_Priviv_1.0, whole genome shotgun sequence genome window above contains:
- the DMRTA1 gene encoding doublesex- and mab-3-related transcription factor A1, producing MEQSQCGSRDRSGSGRPHLAPGLVAAAPPPRSPALPVPPGIPVPPTFLRPPSLFLRAAAAAAGSGGCAPAPGLERGVGAVGCGYPRTPKCARCRNHGVVSALKGHKRFCRWRDCACAKCTLIAERQRVMAAQVALRRQQAQEESEARGLQRFLYPGPCGPGGRTPGGGSRTENSQASSGRVAVTTLGLGALRHTDLATPAFQVVQLDDMEENQELKESKYESCQSGQEEPVSKSHQRTLGSSPKPNGVIGKQNIRPSISENSIKDDSIQPPHPGELSGGEESPRSLSSSDLESGNESEWAKDFTATRASLPTLSSRPRDPLDILTRIFPSYRRSRLEGILRFCKGDVVQAIEQVLNGKEHRPDTRDLASSGELANTAFQRASNFSLGGIGFGTLGNKSAFSPLQTTSASYGGDSHLYSLNPRLGINPLRLAYSPPGRGLSGFMSPYLTPGLVPALPFRPALDYAFSGMIRDSSYLPSKDSITGGRLYSRPNQDNL